One genomic region from Syntrophorhabdaceae bacterium encodes:
- a CDS encoding energy-coupling factor transporter transmembrane component T, with product MRYLNGDSVFHRLDARTKIFLSLTSACLIVILNTAGSLFALFMLLFCGFFLIRPPASYIRTMLYLMIVTLFATLISQGFFYYFEPRTPIFTIIRSDTPIIGRLTGGVYFYREGLLYGAIQSMRLFSATLLSMIIVMTTYPSDLILGLNKIGVPGKIGFMLTISIRFLPLLMEGTKRIITAQKLRGLQLKGLRGGIKGFRYLIVPLTIDCLRKARRIALAAEVRGFTGKRTEIKEPRFTSLDWVALIVMPTTLALAIWHRFIP from the coding sequence GTGAGATATTTGAACGGCGATAGCGTTTTCCATCGCCTCGACGCGCGAACAAAGATATTTTTAAGCCTGACCTCGGCCTGTCTTATCGTTATTCTCAATACGGCAGGCAGTCTCTTCGCGCTCTTCATGCTGCTTTTCTGCGGTTTCTTTTTGATAAGACCTCCTGCATCATATATCAGAACGATGCTGTACCTGATGATCGTGACATTGTTCGCGACATTGATATCACAGGGTTTTTTTTACTACTTTGAGCCGAGGACCCCGATATTTACCATCATCCGCAGCGACACGCCGATAATAGGGAGATTAACCGGAGGTGTATACTTCTACCGGGAAGGCCTCCTCTATGGGGCGATCCAGTCTATGAGGCTGTTTTCCGCAACCCTGCTGAGCATGATCATTGTCATGACTACGTACCCCTCTGATCTTATTCTCGGGTTAAACAAGATCGGCGTCCCTGGAAAGATCGGTTTTATGCTGACAATAAGTATCCGTTTTCTTCCTCTCCTTATGGAGGGGACAAAGAGGATCATCACCGCCCAGAAACTCCGCGGATTACAATTGAAGGGGCTGCGTGGAGGAATAAAGGGGTTCCGTTATCTTATAGTCCCGCTGACTATAGACTGCCTCAGGAAGGCGAGGAGGATCGCCCTTGCAGCAGAGGTGAGGGGGTTTACCGGCAAGCGGACTGAGATAAAAGAACCCAGATTTACATCACTTGATTGGGTTGCCCTTATCGTCATGCCAACGACATTGGCACTCGCGATCTGGCACAGGTTTATACCATGA